The Tribolium castaneum strain GA2 chromosome 3, icTriCast1.1, whole genome shotgun sequence sequence tgataaagggaatcgattggcatcgaaaaaattgccaaattcccaatagttttttagttatgaattttttaaaattttaccaatttttgcatttatctgcaatttgctcaaaaactattagtcggagaacaataattttttttgaaaaaaatagataattcagagagctttccaacgataataaaattcatagggttatctctgatagttccgtagctattgctcaacaaatgttccggataccccggaatcgaccaaaatcgcgacaaaaattggaaaaatcaaacatcaaaaaatcgaacatatggacttgtTTTGGACTtctaacaactctagagggttgtaaaggcatataaaagtccataaaactaTGCTagaacgttttaaaaaaataatttttgttttacttttttgaaggtagttttagcaaaaaaattcaaaattttaaatgttgtgCTGGTATTATATGTAAAATGAACCGcaaaattcactggaacaagctgttttgctctacaacttttagttttcgggttatgattttttttagagtgAAACCTAAAAATGTCAATTCAGCCGGAGCTAcatattaaatattcattcttttcccaaaattttttggtttcatggaTTTTTCTGACCgtttgttttcagtttccaGAATCGAAAAAAGTCAATTCCGAGCAAATGTCAAATGGGTACATTCCGAAAGAGCACGTTTCGCGTTCAAGAACGAAACCTCAAACCAGTGTAGATATATCTCAGGAAGTGTCTAGGGCTGTGCAGAGTCTGAAGGCTGATGTTGAAAGGCTCACCAGTAAAATAAACACGTTAGAAAGGTCAAATGTTGCCGTTAGTAAACATCGATCTACAGGATTGTCGTTAGAAGCCATCGCATTTATAATTGCTTGGCCATTTGTGGCCTCTTTTATTCTGAATAGGTACGTTTTCAACAGGAAGTAAACAAATGTGGTCGGTGTTTGTCAGTCTATTAGGTTCAAAGTACGGAAAttggcctttatttttattgttattatttttttttgtttaaatgttaTGTAAAGTGTAGACTTTTATAtggtttggaaataaatataaagtttAATCCAAAAGGTGTTTcatttaacagaaaaaaagaCAACGGATTTAAAGTAAAAGTAAGTTTATTGAAGACATTAATTACGTACTAATCATGAAATTGCAACTGAAGGAATGAATGTAACCTGCAAAGTACATAAAATGACTTAACTCACGAATACTTACACAAACAAGTgcacttaaaataattctacAAAAGAGGAAACTTAATGCCTgtaaacttaataaaatgtaagtgtttttttttgtattttttaacaatttttaattttttttgtgattttttcaattaatagGGGCATAATAGTTCCGCACTACCATATAGCTACTTGTAACTTTCTTAACTTTTACCTCTCGTGTCTACCCACATGTACATCTAAAATACCTTAATGACTgcttaaaccaaaaaacctaCGTTACAATTTACGAGTCGTTGTGTTATGATGCCACTTAAAGTCTctctaaattaaaacataacgATTTCCTAGTCCTACCCTAACCTAGCTAATGCGTGGATAAACTCGAGAGGCCCGAGGCTTTTCTGGGGGTTGATCACTCGATATTGTAGAGCATGCACACGTGGCCGGAGGACAGCGACGGCGGCACCAGAGGCGAAGTCGGCGACAGCACAGCAAACCCCAAGAACATGAACGTGCGCACGAGCATGGCCCGGTCCGGGCGCTCGCTCTCAAAAACCTAAAAACAGCGTTGCCAACCGAACAGCGGTCGTGGATCACCCCGCATTACTTACGACGACTACATGCTGGCATTTGAGCTGCTCCTCGGCCGCCTCCAGGAGCGCCACGAAGGCCTCACGGGAGCCCTCGGGCAGGACATGGGGGGGCAGAGCTATGTAGAGCGTCTGCCCCCGCAAGACCGCGTCCCAAGGCTGGCGGGCAGTGCGGAAAGTTAGTCGCAACGGCGACGGGCCCCTGGTCTCCCCAGGGGCATCAGGACCACCACAGAGGCCCGGCGCCCAGAGACATGTTGTAGCAATCGGCCTCGCTGGCGCTGCACGCGGTGCGCTTACTACTCAACATACtcctaaaattacaaaactctCATTTTTTCTCAGGGAAAATGATCATTTTCTTTGTTGAAATTCAAGGTTATGTTATGGTAGAACACCTTGAAACTGGTGTGGTAGGTCTATGATAGACGATATTGCGTTAAAATGTTAAAGAATAAGTACTTTATGGTTTTATGAAACGAGTTTTGTCCtcttttatacaaattttttactttaatcgATCTAGGGACTTTTGTTTGACGGTTGGTACTGTCTTAAttttgctataaaaaattgatctaaaatttttgttttacccACATTCTGTGAAAACACGGATATGTAAcgtacaaaaaattaagtagaaCTTCCACAATGaaagctttgttttaattgatttataatttgaatttcCCGCTGGTTCGCAACAGGTGGCAAAGTTGTTAAGCGAATAGTAGGCTGAGGTGAATCCCtgattttaacaaactttCGCGTTATCAGTGCCTCAAACGCAAATTCGTAATTATTTGTGTTACAAAGGGAGAAAACCAGTAAATTACAACTCGATTACGTGTCCTGTGTacttttattgtgtttttggGTAAAATAACCTTACATGTTCCTCccgataaaaataattttcaggtcaatttttttaactcaaaattgaataaaactggTGAAAAGTGCGCCTGCAATGGATCTGGAGGAGCAGTTTTCACATTACCcgtaagttattattattattattattgttattattattattacgggGTCAGTGACCTTTTGCTGGAGCCAAGAGTATCATTGGTCAAGTCGTGGAAGGACGGGCCAATCAAAACGCTGCCTCTGCAAGTTTGAAATTGCGCGTCAAAATTACTTTTCACAGgcgctttggaaaaaaactgagtttcaATTGCTTTTACTCGAATactgatttaaaatttggaattttatcaaaaatgcgaGTTATTTTTAGTACACGTATGtgaaaaatatgcaaaatcaACAAAGCTTTACACGTTAGCAATTATCTTTGAAAGTGTATAAAATTCCAGGGGACACTGATAAGAAACTTGCAAACAAAGCATTCAAAATTACTACTGCCCGAAtcgtttttatattaatttctATTTATCATCAGTATTGCTTTTTTTCTTCGAATTTGGACTCCACAGAACTGGAGCCCTTCACCTAcagtaatatttaatttttgttggaaatggcatttttagttttttttaagtcgGTGGATCCCAAGtgatagttatttattacacaagacaataaaatttgattttatcttTGAGAAGACAATGGTGAATTTTATCGACGTgtacaatacaaaattttattccattcTCCATTATTTCGGTTGAATTATAAACGTCAAAAACAACATTGGTTGTGGACTttaattctgtaaaaaaattattttaccgTAACCACAACAGTGgataaaatacaatttttttgacgatggaataaattgtatttttaatatttgttaaGCCTTATCTGAAACACCTGTGTTACAGCTACAAAGTAACACCAAATATTCTATCTCAACAATAGACCTTTTTCCGACTGTCGTAACAAAATCCAGATAAGACTTATCAcaacttttgtgttttttgtgatGACATTTCGCTAAAGGTCACCTCACACGCACTCCGACGCAGACAATCCCATCCTATAATTAAATCAATCGACAAATTAGCAAATCCAACCAGTTTTTTGCACCAATTTGCATGTCCAATGACCCTTTTACGCACAAACTCGTAAAAAAACTAGTTAAATGGGTCAATAACACAGCAACTTACTCCTCCAAACGAATATTTTGATCGCACGTAAGACCTTCCATTTTTTACTCACGAAATCGCCAGTAAAACTGAGCTCAAGCCTcgcgaaaataaaatttttggcaaattcgCCAAGAAAATAATACGCAGTTGTGTTATTTATTCAGGTAGGATGATTTTTTCATCAAGTTTACGTGTGTCACAATGCGTAAAAATGTCACGTGGCTGTTTAATTGATCCAATAAAAAACATGCATCGAATATGTGGCTTATTAGCAGTGGAAAAACACTGGGTCAAAACTgcggttttttaaac is a genomic window containing:
- the Oda gene encoding ornithine decarboxylase antizyme az (protein translation is dependent on +1 polyamine-induced ribosomal frameshift) — translated: MFISAIEAVNSDSSTDSNSDKAMPAILSSNSSMLSSKRTACSASEADCYNMSLGAGPLWWSDAPGETRGPSPLRLTFRTARQPWDAVLRGQTLYIALPPHVLPEGSREAFVALLEAAEEQLKCQHVVVVFESERPDRAMLVRTFMFLGFAVLSPTSPLVPPSLSSGHVCMLYNIE